A DNA window from Dehalococcoidia bacterium contains the following coding sequences:
- a CDS encoding glycosyltransferase: MSRILVISRNTVGAQMSAPGIRALNVARTLARRVPGAQVTLAVPGSSRPAGAEAFSVAPYSARSLPRLVRDHDVIIAQYIRATAIPFLAGKRVVLDFFANFIAEWLELWAEWPDDPLRDANMEANRRYLNLQLSLADFVLAANERQRDLWLGTLAAIGRVTPAVYDADPSLRSLIDVAPFGVRPEPAVARKRVLKGVYPGIEADDFVLIWNGGVLHWYDPATLLQAMALVAKTHPKVKLFFLGTKYPISDPIEGKTLTDMLSLSQALGLTGRTVFFNEGWVDYDDSGDFLVEADAGVCAYFDNLETHFAHRVRLVDLIWAEAPIICNERDEVAEMVREKGLGISVPFRDVKAMAEAIIKIADDDDFRDACKANARALKPALSWENCLAPLVRYCSEAPAASPSRSPVASAVFAGSYVLSRLDQMARGLAAGKPAAERRREAAARQAQAAQPA; encoded by the coding sequence TTGAGCCGCATTCTCGTCATCAGCCGCAACACCGTCGGTGCGCAGATGTCCGCGCCCGGGATCCGCGCGCTGAACGTCGCGCGCACCCTGGCGCGGCGCGTCCCGGGCGCGCAGGTCACGCTCGCCGTCCCCGGCTCTTCGCGGCCGGCCGGCGCGGAGGCCTTCTCGGTCGCGCCCTACAGCGCCCGGAGCCTGCCGCGCCTGGTCCGTGATCACGACGTCATCATCGCGCAGTACATCCGCGCCACGGCCATACCATTCCTGGCCGGCAAGCGGGTGGTGCTGGACTTCTTCGCGAACTTCATCGCCGAGTGGCTGGAGCTCTGGGCGGAGTGGCCCGACGACCCCCTGCGCGACGCCAACATGGAGGCGAACCGGCGCTACCTGAACCTCCAGCTCTCGCTCGCGGACTTCGTCCTGGCGGCGAACGAACGCCAGCGCGACCTCTGGCTCGGCACGCTCGCGGCCATAGGGCGCGTGACGCCGGCGGTGTACGACGCCGACCCCTCGCTGCGCAGCCTGATCGACGTGGCGCCTTTCGGGGTCCGGCCCGAACCGGCAGTCGCGCGCAAGCGCGTGCTCAAAGGAGTCTACCCCGGCATCGAAGCAGACGACTTCGTGCTCATCTGGAACGGCGGCGTGCTTCACTGGTACGACCCGGCGACGCTTCTGCAGGCGATGGCGCTCGTCGCGAAGACTCACCCGAAAGTAAAGCTGTTCTTCCTCGGCACCAAGTACCCCATCTCCGACCCGATCGAGGGCAAGACGCTGACTGACATGCTCTCCCTTAGCCAGGCGCTCGGCCTTACCGGGCGGACAGTCTTCTTCAACGAGGGCTGGGTGGATTATGACGACAGCGGCGACTTCCTCGTCGAGGCCGATGCCGGCGTCTGCGCTTATTTCGACAACCTGGAGACGCACTTCGCCCACCGCGTCCGCCTGGTAGACCTCATCTGGGCGGAGGCGCCGATCATATGCAACGAGCGCGACGAAGTGGCCGAGATGGTGCGAGAGAAAGGCCTGGGCATCTCCGTCCCGTTCCGCGACGTGAAGGCCATGGCGGAGGCCATCATCAAGATCGCGGACGATGACGACTTCCGCGACGCGTGTAAGGCCAACGCACGGGCGCTCAAGCCAGCCCTCAGCTGGGAGAACTGCCTGGCCCCCCTCGTGCGCTATTGCAGCGAGGCGCCGGCGGCGAGTCCGAGCCGCTCTCCCGTCGCCAGCGCCGTCTTCGCTGGCTCCTACGTCCTCTCCAGGCTCGACCAGATGGCGCGAGGGC